TAAGTCACTCACTTCAGATAAAGCATTAAAACCCGCTCTAATGATTTCCCGAAACAAAATTACGTTATTAAGATGACCAAAATCACACCACGAGTCATACCAAGCCGAGGTGCTTTCACCATTTCCAAGTTTGTGAATTATGAAAGGTCGAAGTGTACTCCTGATGCTAAGTAACTTCCAGCAGACATAGCTCGAAGAGTTACTGTTGTCCACCTCCTAAATACTTCGGTCACGGAGCTTATAAGAGTGAATCTATTTAACGCACATCGACTCTTTGCTTGTAACAAAACTCCAGAAATGGAATGCCAAAAGAGATATGTTCCAAATTTTCAAGTTCCTTATACCCAAACCACCTTCTTGTTTTGGAAGGAAACATCCTTCCACTTAATTTTAGCTTTTTCTCGTTTCAACTCTACTTGACACCATAAAAACCCACGTAATATTTTCTTAATATCCAAAATGACAGTGTCCGACAAAAGGAAGACGGATGACCAATAAACTTGCAAGGATAATATGACTGATGTGATAAGTTGTAATCTCCATGCAAATGATAAGAACTCGTTCTTCCAATTCTCGACCCATTGTTTCACCATGTCAACTAAAAGTTTACAATCCTTAACATATAAAGCCGAAAACACATGAGGTACACCAAGATGCCGAACAGGAAGAGTGCCTTCCACGAAAGGCATGAGATCCATGATAGCTGCCTTGATAGGTTGACTAACATTGCAGGAAACTGTGGTGCTTTTCGGTAAACTTGGAGTAAACCCCAAGCACTCTTTAAACTCATTAAGAGCTTCCGTGTGAGAAAATAAGAAAAGGTATCAGCGTGAGAAAATAAGAAAAGGTCATCCGCAAAACATACATTCACAATTTATTTATTGCTCTTCACACATACTGTGATACTTTAACTCATCCGTTTCACCAATATTATTTCGTTTAATCAATAGAGTTAAGACTTCCATGACAAGTGTAAACAAATAAAGAGACATCAGATCACTTTGTCTCAACTCTCTTTTCCCTTTAAAATAACCATAAAGCTCTCCATTAATATTTACAAAAAAGAGGTGGACGAGACACATTTCATAATCCATTTTATCATTTTCTTATGAAACCCATTGTGAGATAAAATCTACCTTAAAAACCTCCAATCAACTGTATCATACGCCTTTTGATTATCGACTTTGAAAGCATAATAGGGAAAACCTTTATTTAAATGATAATTCTTCATAATCTCTTGGGTAATCAAATATTATCCGATATAAGCCTCCCATATAAGCCTCCCATGAATAAAAGCTGATTGATTACCACTCACAATACTATCCAAACACCCTTTAATACGCCATGTGATCACTTTTCTTATACATTTGTATATCACATTACAAAAAGAAATTGAACGCTAGTCGGTTACCTTACTAGGCGTCTCGAACTTTGGCAAAAATGCAAGAATTGTATATTTAAGTTCAGTACGTAACTGCCCATTTACGAAATCTTTAACAGCCTGACACACATCTTCACCCATGATATCCCATGTTATATTGAAAAACGTAGAAGTATACCCATCCGGACAAGGGGCGCTATCATCACCAATATTAAACATAGCTTGTTTAACTTCTTCATTAGTTACGAGAGTAACCATTTGGTCTGCTTGCACATAGGATAATTTGTTATCAAATAAGGAAGAAGGGTCGTGAATATCACTGCAAACATGATCCATACCCAAAAAATGTGTATAGTGTTGAACAAATAAATCACCCACCTtcgatcatattattattattattaatatccataATAGCATTAATACAACCACAATTCGCACAACCTTTATTCACCTTATGAAAATAAGCCATATTACTATCGCTCGCTTTAAGCCACTGCACTTTCGACCTTTGTGTAGATGATCTAGGACCTTAGATTAAACGTTATACCTAGATTAAAGGCGGAAAACAATaaaccaggatgaatcgaatacgagtttcactttgggatcaatctaaccaactaTATGTTGATATAATCGACA
The window above is part of the Rutidosis leptorrhynchoides isolate AG116_Rl617_1_P2 chromosome 1, CSIRO_AGI_Rlap_v1, whole genome shotgun sequence genome. Proteins encoded here:
- the LOC139902704 gene encoding uncharacterized protein gives rise to the protein MDYEMCLVHLFFVNINGELYGYFKGKRELRQSDLMSLYLFTLVMEVLTLLIKRNNIGETDELKYHTLNEFKECLGFTPSLPKSTTVSCNVSQPIKAAIMDLMPFVEGTLPVRHLGVPHVFSALYVKDCKLLVDMVKQWVENWKNEFLSFAWRLQLITSVILSLQVYWSSVFLLSDTVILDIKKILRGFLWCQVELKREKAKIKWKDVSFQNKKVVWV